The Gloeobacter morelensis MG652769 genome contains the following window.
ATGGGCGGCTGAAGACATCCTCGCAGCGAAACTGCACCGCCCGGCACAGGGGCTCACAGAGCGTATACGCGTCTCCCACCGCTTGCGCGTAAGGGTGCAGGCGCTCGGGAATCGTTTTTTCGAGCGCCGACCGGTAGACACCCCGGCGCGCCTGCTCAATCGCCGTTGCGCTGCAGTCGCTGCCCACCAGCTTGCTGCCCGCAAGCCGCCCGGCCTCGTTGAGGCACACGGCCAGCGAGTACGGTTCCTGCCCCATCGCACAGCCCACCGACCAGGCGCTCAGCGGCCCGCCTCCAGCCAACTGCGGTAGTACCCTGCCCTCCAGGACCTGCCACTGTTCGGGATCGCGAAAGAAACCGCTCACCGAGGTGACCAGGCTCTCGCGCAACCGGGCAAAAGCCTGTGGGCGCTCGATCAGATGGCGGCGATAATCTGCCCAACTCTGCACGCCGGCCAACTGGCGGCGAATGACCAACCGCTGGTGCAACTGATGCAATTTATAAGCAAAAATATCGATGCCGGAGGCGGCTGCCAGCCAGAGGCAAAAGCCGTTCCACCCCGCCTCCGCTTCACCGGTCGCTTCGGAGACAACCTCAGCCCGTAGAACGGGGGAGAGCTTGGCGACACGCGTCGGCAGGCCCGCAGCAGAAAGAGGCTTGAAATTGTCCGTCATCACTGGAGAGGAAAATAGACAAAGTCGGCGCGGACACAGACCCGACGGCCGCCTTCGCCATTATCGGCGACAGACGAACCAACACCACAGGTCCCAGGGCCGTACACCGCCCTAACGGCGATGGACATCGCGGGCAAAGTCCAGGATGTGCCGGGCGGTTGGCTCGGGCTGTTCGAGGTGAGGGGTGTGTCCGCACCCGGAAAGCCAGCGCAGGGAGCTGCGGGCGATGGCCCGCCGGAAACGTTCGGCGTCGGCGGTGCCAAGCACGCCGTCCGCTTCGCCCCAGAGAATCAGGGTGCGATGCGCGACCCCGCCGATGCGGGGCGCCAGAAAGTCATACCCGCCGCTGTGGGAAAAGCGCAACAGCGCCTCCTGCCAGTGGGGCTGGGCGGTATGGAGAGCACAGCAGCGCCGGGCGGCGCGCTGCAGGTCGTCCTCGCGCCCCCAGGCGGGCCGGTTTTTAAAGGCCCGCCACAGTTCGAGCGCCAGGCCGTCGAAGGGCGGCGAGAGCCACCGGTAGACCGCCGGGCCGCAGGTGAAGCCGACGCTGTCGATGAGCACCAGCCCGGCGACGGCTTCGGCGTGGGTGAGCGCAAAATCGATAGCGGCAGCCCCACCCATCGAAGCGCCCACCAGCACCACCGGCTCACCAATCCGCTCCAGCCAGAAGGACCACAGGTGCGCCTTGAGGGCAGCGGCGCTGCAGGCAAGATCCGGTCGCCTTTCGGTAAAGCCGAAGCCCAGCAGATCGATTGCCCAGGTGGGGCGGTGGGCGGCAAGCAGTGGCACCAGCCGAAAAAATTCGAGCAGCGAACTGTCGAAACCGTGCAGCAGAAGCACCGGTGGCCCGTCTGCTCGGCCGGCGCGCACGAAGCTGGTGGCGACGGGCCGGGAACCGTCACCACAGAGGACGGGGACGCGCTCGATGCGCTCCAGCAGCCAGCGCGCCTGCGGGTGGTCGATATCCGCCGCGTCCGGGGCAAAGGGCGCCGGGACGGGAGCTAACCGCTGCATGGCGCCGCCTCCAGGCGGTACTCCAGTTGCCCATATAGAGTATCGAGGTGGGTGCGCTCCTCGTCGGTGGCCTGCCAGTAGCCGCGGCCGTGGGCCTGGGCCAGTTGCCGGACGATCTCGGCTTCGGCATAGGGGTTGGCGGCGATCAGGCGATCGCGCATCGCGGCGTCGAAGACGAAGCGGCGGGCCACCTGGCCCCAGGTGGCGGTGCCGACGCTGGCGGTGGTCGCGTCGAGCCCGAGCAGATATTCGACCCGGTCGGCAATTTGCTGGGCGCCCTGGTGGCCGTGGGCGAGCATGCCGTCGATCCAGCGGGGATTTAATAGACGACTGGTCACCCCCTGGCGCACCGCCTCAGGAAGCGTCTTCACCTCGATGCGCTCGCCGGTGGTATCGGCGATGAGCACCGCCGGGCGGCTGCCGCTCACCAGTTGAGAGGCGCGGGCCATGCCGCCGAAAAATTCGTAATAGTGATCGAGGTCGGTGACTTCAAATTCGTGGCTGTCGCGCACCTGGCTGACCAGCCGCACGCGCCCGAGGGCGCGCTCCAGCGCCTCGGGCGCTTCGCAGGCCCCTTGACCGTAGAGATAGCGGGTGCGGTTCAGGTACATCCGGGCCAGGTCCGTTTCTGCTTCCCAGGCACCGGTCTCGATCAGGCTGCTCAGCCGGTTGCCGTACTCGCCCGGGGGCGGGCCGAACAAGCGGCCGTGGCGCGGTACCCCCGCCTCGCCCTCAGTCTCCAGCGTGTGGCGGCGCACAAAATTCTGCTCGGGCGGCTCCGCCAGCCCGGCCACCGCCTCAAAGGCCCGGTCGATCAGCTGGACCAGATGGGGAAAGAGGTCGCGAAAAAAGCCGCAGATATTGACTGTGACATCGATGCGCGGGCGGGCGAGCACTGCGAGGGGGACGATTTCGGGCTTCATGGCAAACCCGCGGCCCCGGTCCACCCGCACGCCGATGTAGTGCAGAATCTGCCCGACCGTTTCGCCCAGGGTCTTGCAGGTCTCGAAGCCCCACAAAATCACCCCCACCGCCTCGGGGTAACCGCCGTGCTCGGCCCGGTAGCGCCGCAACGTCGCCTCGGCGATTTCGGCCCCCCGCTCGCAGGCGCTCTCGGTGGGCAGTTTGGTCGGATCGAACTGAAAGGTATTGCGCCCGGTGGGGTAGGTGGACGGGGTGCGCACCGGATCGCCCCCGAGCCCCGGCTCGACGTACCCCCCCGCCAGGGCCTGGATCAAGGCTGCGCTCTCGTCGGTGTAGCGCACTTGATCGGCCAGCCAACGTAGATAGACCAGCGATTCGGCCAGATCTCCATCGCCGGGATCGCTCCCCAGCACCTGCCGCTCGATAACGGCCCGCGCCCGGTGGGCGAGGTTCTCCAGTTCGGGGCCGGGCCGGTCGAGCAAACGGTCGTAGTCGAGGCGCGAGCGCACTGCCAACAGACGCGGCAGGGCCGGCGCCTCCGGGCGGTCGTAGCGGGCCACCAGCGCCAAATAATCGACCAGGGCTTCTCCGGTGAGCCGGTGGCCGAAGGTGTGCAACCCAAGCGGCACCGCCACCCGCTTGAGGGCGAACAGTTCCCGGTGCAGCGCCTCCAGGGCCGCTTCGTAGGGTGCGGGATCGAACAGCTCGGAGGTATCCTGCAGGGCCGCTTCGTCGACGGCCAGGGGCACGGCGTGCTCGGCCGAGATACGGACCATCTGCCGCAGGACAGCTCGGGCGCGCGGCGGGCTCACCCGCAGTTGCTCTTCGTACTCGGCGAGCAATTCCTCCAGCTCAAGCAAATGGCCGTAGAGGCCCGCTGCAACGAAGGTGGGCGAGGCGTGGCTCACCAGCTGCGCGTAGCTGCGCCGCCGGGCGATCGTCCCTTCGGAGACGTTGACTACGTGGTAGAGATAGACGTGGGGCAGATCGCCCATCAGCGCGTCGGGTACCGAATCGGCCCCCAGGGCCACCTGCTTGCCCGGCAGAAATTCGAACGTGCCGTGGGTGCCGACGTGGACGACGGCGTCGGCACCCCAACCGTCCGCCTCCGCCAGATAGCGGTAGAAGGCGATGTACTGGTGGTGGGCGGGCAGGCTCTCGTCGTGGTGGATCTTGGCCGGATCCTCGTGGATGCCCCGCGAGGGCTGCACGGCGACCAGTACATTGCCGAAGGCGATCCCCGCCATCAGCAAGTCGGTGCCCTCCACCATCAGATCCCCCGGCGGCGGCCCGAAGACCTGCTCGCTGTCCCGGCGCAGGGAGGCGGGCAGTTTTTCATACCAGCGCAGATAGGTCTCAAGTGGCACGCGCAGGGCGTGGCGGGCGGTGCGCTCGCTGCCGACAAAACTGCCGCCCTGCAACAAGCCGCGACCCAACAGCAGATCTTTGAGCGTCCCGGCTTCGGGCACCTCGAGGCTGTAGCCGGCCCGCCGCAGTTGGACGAGCACGTTTTCGACCGAGGCGAACACATCGAGAAACGAGGCGGTGCCGAGGGTGCCTTCTCCGGGTGGATAGTTAAAGAGCACCACGGCGACGCGCTTGTGGCGGTTGGCCTTGCGCGTCAGGGCGACGCGCTTGAGGATGCGCCGCGCCAGATACTCGCCGCGCCCCGGCACCGGTGCCACCTGCTGAGCGGGATCGAGGCCGTAGAGCATCACCGGATCGATCGCCCCGTCCAGTTCGGCCAGCGCCACCGTGGCGAGGGTCTCGACCGCAGACAGTCCATCTTTGCTCGCCTCCCAGCAGGCGATCTCGCGGCTGTGGGAGGTGATCGCCACGTAGTAGGGCACATCGAGGGCACCCAGCAGGTTCACCGTCTTCTGGGCATCCCCCCCGAGCGGTCCGCCATCCAGGCGGAACCACAACAGCGAAACGATCGCATCGCAAATCGGCCAGCCGTCCTCGAAGAAGTGGGCCTTGAGGGCATCCGCCGTGCGGATGCCGTCGGCAAAAAAGCACACGACATTGGCACCCTCGGCCAGGGCAGCGAACAGTTCGCCTCCCCCTGCCAGGTTGGCAGCCAGGGTAGTGCCGCCGTAGAGCAGCACCGCCACGGTGGGCCGCTGCGGGTCCGAGGGGTGGGCGGTGCGGTACTCGCCGTAACTGGCGTAGCGCGCACCGGAGGCAGGATCGATAAAGCCGCATTCGGGATAGATTTGCGGCGGCGCCGGTTGGGTCTCCACCCCGGCGTATTCCGCCGCCACGAAGCGCAGCAGGTTGGCCAGATTCTCAGATCCCGAGTGGGTCCAGTACTGCACGCAGCGCTGCCAGTTGGCGGCGTGGCGACCGCCGACGCGGCCGTTGGCGGAGGCGGTCGGCGGGTAGCTGCCGGGCTGGAGGACAAAATCGCCCATGCGCAACAGTCCCAGGGCCGCCCCATCCCCGGCAAAAACCGGAATGAAAACCACGGCCTGCCCTTCGCTCTCTCGCCGTGCCCGCTGCACCAGGGACACAGCCTGCTCGGGGGTGCCGCGCAGATCGAACAGCACCGCCCGTGCCCCTGCAATGCTCGCCAGTGCGGTCTCAACTGCCAGCGAACGGTCCTGAAGGCGGTGGGTCAAAAAAACCTCCACCTCAAAGAGCGGACCCTCGGCTTCCAGCAGTCGCAAGGCTTCAGGCAAACTTCCCAAGGCTGTGGCTGAGGAAATGAGCACCAGACGGGGTACGGACATGGTGGTCCTCGCATGAAGGGGTACGTTAGTTAGAAGTGTGCGCGGGCGAAATTGCCTCAGGCCCAGACGGCGCGCACCGTCAGGTACGCCCCCAGGGCAAAGATGAACCAGGCACTGGCCTGGCCGACCAGGGGCGCGTAGCGTTCACTGCCGTCGATGCGCTTTTCGAGCCAGTTGACCGACAGCACCAGGCTGAGGCCCAGACCGATCAGCACCGAGGCCAGCCCGAGGCTGAAGACGACCACCAGTCCCAGCCCCTGCAGGACGTCGGACAGCCCACCCGCCGCCACCGCCGTGAGCAACACCGCGAGTGCTCCCGGACAGGGCACTACCCCCCCGGAAACACCCAGGGCAATCAGTGCCCGGGTATCGAGCCGCTCGCCGGTGCGCACGCTCCCGTGGGGGTGCTCATGAGAGTGATCGTGGTGATGGTCGTGACCGTGGCCGTGGCCGTGGTCATGATCATGGTTGTGGCGCATGTTGAGCGCGTGGCTCACGCGATGATTCCAACCGGCCCACAGCCGGGCAATCGCCCGCTGCCACACCAGCCAGGCACCCACCGCCAGCACCAATAGCCCCGAAATCAGTTCCAGATAGTGCTCCACCCACGCAGGCGCGAAGTAGCGAGCCGCCACCAGCGTCAGCGCCGCGAGCATATAGACGCTCAGCGTATGGGTGAGGGTGACCACCAGTCCCAGCACCACCGCGTCCCAGGGTCGACCGCGGCTACCTACCAGGTAAGCGGCCATCAGGCTCTTGCCGTGGCCCGGCTCCAGCGCGTGCAGGGCTCCCAGGCCAAAAGCGGATACAACGTACAGCATTCCAGACACGGCCATTCTCCGGGCAAGCCTGCTGTGTAACTTAGCAGACTGGGGGTGTGCTCCGCGCAACGTCGACGCGCTTGTTCGGGTTTCAGCTTGGCGATCGATAGCTTCAGTCTGCCGGGAAACGGTGCTCACTTTCCAGGTCAAACGTTGCTCAATCGTTGGCCAGATCGACCGGGCGGCAGTCAGCCGACAAAGCCTTCTACATCGGCTACGACACCGCCGCCAAAACCTGGAAGGGCTACCTCTCCAGCGCCGTCACCGCCAAAATCGCCGTGCGCGCCGCCACCACCAAGCCGATTTCGACCCTGACACCGGTCGGCTTTTCCGCAGGGCCGTTTCCCGCCCTCAGCCCGGTGTTCCTGGTCTACGACAAAGCCACCAACCGCTACGTGGACAAGACCGCCGCCGCCGGTTTGGGCAAGGCGATCTTGGGCCGGTTGGTGGCGGCGGGGGACTTTAACAACGACGGGTTCGTGGACCTGTTTATCACCTGCAACGACGAGTTGGCCAAGCGGCCGAACATTCTCTATCTCAACAAAGGCGACGGCACATTTGTCGAAGCGGCCGGTGCGGCCGGTGCGGCCGGTGGGACCGTCGGACCGCACAACACGACGACCAATTTGGAGTTGGGTTCGAAGGTGGCTGTGGCCGATTTTAACCAGGACGGCTTTTTGGACATCTTCACAGGCAATACGCTCTGGAAAAGCATCAGCAAAGAACAGGCTTATCTGGCGGCATCCAACCGGCTGTACCGCAATGAAAAAAACGCCAACCACTGGCTGGAGATCGACCTAGTGGGCACCCGCTCCAACCGCGACGCCATCGGGGCACGGGTGGTGCTCAAGGCCGGGGGCAAAAGCCAGTTGCGCGAGCAGGGCGGCGGGATGCACCTGTTTGCGCAGGACCACAAAAGGCTGCACTTCGGGCTGGGGGCTGCTGCCACGGTCGAGTCGGTAGTGGTCGAGTGGCCCTCCGGGGTGCGTCAAGAACTCAAAAACCTCAAAGTTGACCAAATTCTCAAAATCACCGAACCGCAGTAATCACTAAGCAGCCTTACCCGCAAGCTCGCTTGAAGCCGGAGCACTGGTAACGGCGGCCACTTGGTACGCGATTTCGTCCCGGTAAGGCAGCGTGAACGGCTCGCTGCTGTCGGTGGTGCGCCCAAAGAGACAGCTTTGCGATCCTGGGCCTCCATCGCTGTGCAGATAACAGCTCCATAGCTCTGGGATAAGCTTGCGGCAAAACGACCCACAGCCCAACCCAGGAGTATGTCCATGGCCAGGCACCCCAATGTCCCGCCCATCATCGAGACCCATGACCATGAGTACCGCGGTAGTGGCGTCGAGAGCACTGTGGCCGTCGCCGGTCATCCGCTCCATCCGGTCATCGTCACATTTCCGATCGCCTTTTTGGTGGCCGCCTTCGGGAGCGACCTCGGGTACTACCTGACCCAGGATCCGTTCTGGGCGCGGGCATCGCAGTGGCTTTTGGGTGCCGGTATCGCCGGGGGAGTGCTCGCCGCAATCACCGGCATGACCGACTTTCTGCGCATCAAGCGCGTGCAGGCCCGTTCGGCAGGCTGGATTCACATGGCGACCAACGTCGTGGTGCTGGGTATCGCCGTGCTCAACTTCCTGCCGCGCATCGACGACCCGGTAGGACCGATCTTGCCCCTGGGCATCGTCGCTTCGGCGGTCGTGGCCGCCCTGTTGGGCGTCTCCGGCTGGTTTGGGGGCGAGTTGTCCTTTCGCCATAAAGTGGGAGTGATCGGTGAGCAGGATCGCACCACTTCTTGAGCGCAACGTTCAAAATTTCTCGTACCAGTCAAAGCCTCGTCCGGGTCGCACAAATATCCATGATTTCTCCCCACTCCCGCGGTAGCCTACGGGTTGTTTTAGTCGATATTTTTCAGGGCGATATCCATTTATCCAAAATCAGCGACCACGCCGAAATGGAAATTTGGGGAGTCCGATTATCTTTGAGGAGCGGGCCGGTTGCGCCGCGCAGATTTGGTGGTGGTTGATGGCTGCAGAATTCAAGCGGCGGCTAATTTTCAGCCGCCGCAGCCGCCAGAATTTTTTGGCTTTCAGCGATTGTTCGGAGGATAACAGCACTGCGTTAAAAAAAGATAAATAACCCTCTGCATTGACCGAGGAGGCGCTATTCTCCTGGTGGCCTCTTCGGATGACGTTTATGAGCGCCGTAAAGATTGCAATCAATGGTTTCGGCCGCATCGGCAGGCTGGTACTGCGGGCAGGTCTCGACAATCCCGATCTGGAGTTTGTCGGCATCAACGATCTGGTTCCGCCCGACAACTTGGCCTACTTGCTGCAGCACGACTCCACCCACGGCCGCTTCAAGGGCACCGTCGAAGCGCAACCGGACGGCATGGTCGTCAACGGCCGCTTTATTCCATGCACCGCGATCAAAAACCCGGTCGAACTGCCCTGGGGATCGCTGGGGGTCGATTATGTCGTCGAATCGACGGGGCTGTTTACCGGGTACGAGGGAGCTTCCCACCACCTGGCGGCCGGGGCGCGCCGCGTGGTGATCACCGCCCCGACCAAAGACCCTGAGAAGGTGCCGACGCTGTTGATGGGCGTCAACCACGACCAATTCGACCCGGACCAAGACTTGATCGTCTCCAATGCCAGCTGCACGACCAACTGCCTGGCACCGGTGGCCAAGGTGATCCACGAGCGCTTTGGCCTTGCCGAAGGGCTGATGACCACCGTGCACGCGATGACCGCGACGCAGCCGACCGTGGACGGCCCGAGCAAAAAAGACTGGCGCGGCGGCCGGGGTGCAGCCCAGAACATCATTCCCTCCTCCACCGGGGCGGCCAAGGCGGTGACGCTGGTATTGCCCGAGTTGAAGGGCCGGCTCACCGGCATGGCCTTTCGGGTGCCCGTACCGGACGTTTCGGTGGTCGATCTCACCTTCAAGACCGAGCAGCCCACCAGCTACAAGGCGATCTGCGCCGCGATGAAAGAAGCCTCAGAAAACGAACTGGCGGGCATCCTGGGCTACACCGAGGAGCAGGTGGTCTCCAGCGATTTTACCGGCGACGCCCATTCGAGCATCTTCGACGCCGGGGCCGGTATCGAACTTAATTCCCAATTTTTTAAAGTGGTCAGCTGGTACGACAACGAGTGGGGCTACTCCTGCCGGGTAAACGATCTGATCGTCGCGATGGCCCACAAAGAAAAACCTGCCAGTTCCTAGAGGCAGGCGGCTCCAACCCCATCCCAAGGGATTTTTATGCAAGATCGACTGTTCGTCTCGATGGAGCACCCGCGTGCCCTTCCAGAAACGGATCTGATCAAAGGGGCGATCGTCGGAGCCGGCGCAGTCGGCATGGCGATCGCCTACTCCATGCTCATCCAGAACACCTTCGACGAACTGGTGCTGGTCGATATCGACCGGCGCAAAGTCGAAGGGGAAGTGATGGACCTGGTCCACGGCATTCCCTTTGTCGAGCCGTCCGTGGTGCGCGCGGGCACCCTCGCCGATTGCGGGGGGGTGGACGTGGTGGTGATCACGGCGGGGGCCAGGCAGCGGGAGGGGGAGAGCCGCCTGTCGCTGGTGCAGCGCAACGTCGAGATTTTCCGCGGACTGATTGGCGAGATCATGGAGCACTGCCCGAACGCCATTTTGTTGGTGGTCAGCAATCCGGTGGACGTGATGACCTACGTGGCGATGAAACTGGCCGGATTGCCGCCCTCGCGGGTGATCGGTTCCGGGACGGTGCTCGACACCGCCCGATTTCGCTATTTGCTCGCCGAACGGCTCAGAGTCGATCCGCGCAGTTTACATGCCTACATCATCGGCGAGCACGGCGACAGCGAGGTGCCCGTCTGGAGCCGCGCCAACGTCGCCGGGGCTTTCTTGAGCGAGATCGAGCCGGCGGTGGGCACCCCCGACGACCCGGCGAAAATGTTCGAAGTTTTTGAGCACGTCAAAAACGCCGCCTACGAGATCATCGAGCGCAAGGGGGCGACCTCCTGGGCGATTGGCCTCGCCACCACCCAGATCGCGCGCGCCATCACCCGCAACCAGAACCGGGTGCTGCCGGTGAGTGTCTTGATGAGCGGCCTGCACGGCATCGAGGAGGTGTGCCTGGCCTATCCGGCGGTGCTCAACCGCCAGGGGATCGACCGGCTAGTCAAGTTTTCGCTCTCGCCGGCTGAAGAAGAGCAGTTGCAGCGCTCGGCCCGGGTGATGCGCCAGACCCTCGACGAGATCCAGTTTTAACCCAAATTTTCGAGGTAATGCGTTATGCAGCCTTTAGACCGTCGAACGAAAGTCGTCGCGACGATCGGTCCTGCCAGCAGTTCCCCGGAGGTGCTCAGGCAACTGGTGAAAGCAGGAATCAACGTCGCGCGCTTGAATTTTTCCCACGGCAGCTACGAAGACCACGCCCGGATGGTCAAGCTGTTGCGGGAGGTCTCAGAAGAACTCGACACCCCGATTACACTGCTGCAAGATCTGCAGGGGCCGAAGATCCGCGTGGGCCAGCTGCCCGAGGGCGGAATGCCGCTTGCCGAGGGCGACGAGCTGACGCTGTTGCCGGTGGCGGAATTTGCGGGCGAACCCGGTACGCTCTCCATCGACTACCCGTATCTTGCGGAGGAGGCGACGCCGGGTACCCAGGTGCTCCTCGATGACGGCTTGCTCGAATTTGCCGTGGTTGAAGTGACAGGCAACGCCGTGCGCTGCCGGGTGGTGCGCGGGGGGGTGCTCAAAAGCCGTAAAGGGGTGAACCTGCCCAGTCTGGACTTGCGCCTGCCCTCGATGACCGACAAGGACAAGCAAGATCTCGCATTCGGTCTGGAGCAGGGTGTCGATTGGGTGTCGTTGAGCTTCGTGCGCCGCGGCGAGGACATTCGCGTACTCAAAGCACTGCTCGCTGAACACGGGGCCGCCGACGTGCCGGTGATCGCCAAGATCGAGAAGCCCCAGGCGATCGCCAATCTGGAGGAGATTATCGACGCAGTGCAGGGGGTGATGGTGGCCAGGGGCGATCTGGGCGTCGAGATGAGCCCGGAGAAGGTACCGCTGCTGCAAAAGCGGATCATTCAGCTGTGTAACCGGCGGGGCATTCCGGTGATCACCGCCACCCAGATGCTCGACAGCATGATCCGCAATCCGCGCCCGACCCGTGCTGAGGCAAGCGACGTCGCCAACGCCATCCTGGACGGCAGCGACGCGGTGATGCTCTCGGGCGAATCGGCGGTGGGCGATTTTCCGGTGCAGTCGGTAGAGATGCTCGTGCGCATCGCCAAAGAAGTCGAGCGGGAGTTTAGCTTCGACAACAATCCGCCCGCCAAATCCGATGAAATCCACGCCCTGTGCGAATCGCTGGGCACCATCGACAAGATCTTGACCCTGCACTGTATTGCTACTTTTACCACCACCGGCTTCAGCGCTTCGATTGCGGCCGCGGAGCGGCCGAAGGCGCCGGTGGTTGCCTTTACCCCCGACTTGAAGGTGTATCACCGGTTGAATCTGCTCTGGGGGGTGAAGCCCTTGCTGCTGGAGCACCCGGCGGCGGAACTCGAAAAACTGATCGAGCAGATGGAACGCTGCCTTATTGAACGCAGCCTCGCCGCCCCCGGCGACCGGATGCTGGTACTGGGAGGCAGCCCCGTCCAGCGCGCCGGTGGTACGAATTTTCTGAAGATCCATACGCTGCACTAAAGCGGTTTTCGGTTGCCACGACGACGTCAGTCCGGTAAAGACCTTGCTGTCACAGTTTTAATCCTGGCAGTTGGTTTTGCATGACAGT
Protein-coding sequences here:
- the pyk gene encoding pyruvate kinase yields the protein MQPLDRRTKVVATIGPASSSPEVLRQLVKAGINVARLNFSHGSYEDHARMVKLLREVSEELDTPITLLQDLQGPKIRVGQLPEGGMPLAEGDELTLLPVAEFAGEPGTLSIDYPYLAEEATPGTQVLLDDGLLEFAVVEVTGNAVRCRVVRGGVLKSRKGVNLPSLDLRLPSMTDKDKQDLAFGLEQGVDWVSLSFVRRGEDIRVLKALLAEHGAADVPVIAKIEKPQAIANLEEIIDAVQGVMVARGDLGVEMSPEKVPLLQKRIIQLCNRRGIPVITATQMLDSMIRNPRPTRAEASDVANAILDGSDAVMLSGESAVGDFPVQSVEMLVRIAKEVEREFSFDNNPPAKSDEIHALCESLGTIDKILTLHCIATFTTTGFSASIAAAERPKAPVVAFTPDLKVYHRLNLLWGVKPLLLEHPAAELEKLIEQMERCLIERSLAAPGDRMLVLGGSPVQRAGGTNFLKIHTLH